In a single window of the Rhineura floridana isolate rRhiFlo1 chromosome 3, rRhiFlo1.hap2, whole genome shotgun sequence genome:
- the LOC133381923 gene encoding zinc finger protein 420-like — protein sequence MLASGVARREPRKKGYISGVKAEGEPSEETLEKAEEQVQEQKLRSQDGAKRQEERQTHTGDKPHTCLECGKSFSRSDSLTSHQRTHTGDKPYKCFECGKSFSHSSSLTSHQRTHTGDKPYTCLECGKSFSDSSAFSKHRRTHTGDKPYKCFECGKSFSHSNSLTLHHRTHTGDKPYTCLECGKSFSQSSQLTSHQRTHTGDKPYKCFECGKSFSHSSSLTLHHRTHTGDKPYKCLECRKSFSRWSTLSTHERTHTGEKLYKCLECGKTFSQSGHLTLHQRTHTRDKPYTCFKCGKSFSRSSSLKVHQITHTGDKPYTCSECGKSFSWSSDLRTHERTHTGEKPYKCLECGKTFSRSDHLTLHQRTHTGDKPYTCSECGKSFSQNSNLTLHQRTHTGDKPYKCFKCGKSFSCGSALTVHQRTHTGDRPYQCLECGKSFSQSGYLTSHHRTHTGNKPYQCLECGKSFSQSGDLTSHQRTHTGNRPYKCLECGKSFSQSSTLTSHQRCHTGDKPYKCFECGKSFSRSSTLTLHRRIHTGDKPYKCLECGKSFNCSSQLMLHHRTHTGDKPYKCLECGKSFRWSSAFTQHQRSHMGQTL from the coding sequence gatacatctcaggggtcaaggctgagggagaaccatctgaagaaacactggaaaaagctgaggagcaggtgcaggagcagaaactgaggagtcaagatggagcaaagagacaagaggagcgACAGacgcacacaggggacaaacctcatacatgcttggagtgtggaaagagcttcagtcggagtgacagccttacttcacatcaaagaactcacacgggagacaaaccttataaatgcttcgagtgtggcaagagcttcagtcacagtagctcccttacttcgcatcaaagaactcacacaggggacaaaccttatacatgcttggagtgtggaaagagcttcagtgacagtagtgcCTTTAGTAAACAtagaagaactcacacaggggacaaaccttataaatgcttcgagtgtggcaagagcttcagtcacagtaactcccttactttgcatcacagaactcacacaggagacaaaccttatacatgcttggagtgtggaaagagcttcagtcagagtagccaacttacttcgcatcaaagaactcacacaggggacaaaccttataaatgcttcgagtgtggcaagagcttcagtcacagtagctcccttactttgcatcacagaactcacacaggagacaaaccttataaatgcttggagtgtagaaagagtttcagtcggtgGAGCACCCTTAGTACacatgaaagaactcatacaggggaaaaactctataaatgcttggagtgtggaaagaccttcagtcagagtggccaccttactttgcatcaaagaactcacacaagggacaaaccttatacgtgcttcaagtgtggaaagagcttcagtcgtaGTAGCTCCCTTAAGGTGCATCAAataactcacacaggggacaaaccttatacatgctcagagtgtggaaagagcttcagttggagtagcGACCTTAGGACacatgaaagaactcatacaggggaaaaaccctataaatgcttggagtgtggaaagaccttcagtcggagtgaccaccttactttgcatcaaagaactcacacaggggacaaaccttatacatgctcggagtgtggaaagagctttagtcagaatagcaaccttactttgcatcaaagaactcacacaggagacaaaccttataaatgcttcaaatgtggaaaaagcttcagctgTGGTAGCGCCCTtacggtgcatcaaagaactcacacaggggacagaccttatcaatgcttggagtgtggaaagagcttcagtcagagtggctaccttacttcgcatcacagaactcacacagggaacaaaccttatcaatgcttggagtgtggaaaaagcttcagtcagagtggcgaccttacttcgcatcaaagaactcacacagggaacagaccttataaatgcttggagtgtggaaagagcttcagtcagagtagcactcttacttcgcatcaaagatgtcacacaggggacaaaccttataaatgttttgagtgtggaaagagcttcagtcggagtagcactCTTACTTTGCAtcgaagaattcacacaggggacaaaccttataaatgcttggagtgtgggaagagcttcaattGTAGCAGCCAACTTAtgttgcatcacagaactcatacgggggacaaaccttataaatgcttggagtgtggaaagagcttcaggtggagtagtgcCTTTACACAACATCAAAGATCTCAcatgggacaaaccttataa